From Variimorphobacter saccharofermentans, one genomic window encodes:
- a CDS encoding phage tail protein — MDQFVGDIQLFALDFPPYGWMKCEGQTLSTSEYQVLFSLLGTRFGGNGQTTFCLPDLRKALPIQGMGMSYCIAYYGLYPMPQ, encoded by the coding sequence ATGGATCAATTTGTAGGCGATATTCAGTTGTTTGCACTCGATTTCCCACCATATGGTTGGATGAAGTGCGAAGGACAGACTCTGAGTACAAGCGAGTACCAAGTTTTGTTTTCGTTATTAGGGACGAGATTTGGCGGAAATGGTCAGACTACCTTTTGTTTGCCTGACTTAAGAAAAGCTTTGCCAATACAGGGAATGGGTATGAGTTATTGTATTGCATATTACGGATTGTACCCAATGCCGCAATGA